A region from the Sandaracinus amylolyticus genome encodes:
- a CDS encoding proline--tRNA ligase has protein sequence MRYSQAFIPTLKEVPKEATTPSHVLLLRGGFVRMVGAGIYEMLPLGLRVMTKIAAIVREEMDRAGAQEVLMPALLPKEYFEESGRWESFGDTLLRLKDRKAGEYHLGPTHEEIITDMVRRDVKSYRQLPLNLYQIQMKFRDEARPRAGLLRCREFMMKDAYSFDTSEQNAIASYEAMREAYHRIFRRLGLDYRIVAADSGAMGGSTSAEFQVLAQNGEDAIVACTKCDYAANVEVAAQVVPAKKTDAVSAPSKVATPGKKTIEDVAKFLGLPASRTMKTLMVVADGKLTMVLVRGDHEGNDVKIARAAGAREVRMASDVEIREGVGPVGYLGPVGWSGPVIADMSLDTGEGFVSGGNEVDVHLRDVVLGRDFQAKLADVRTVGNGDPCPRCGGELKSYRGIEGGHIFVLGTHYSAKMRATFLDENNVEKPIVMGCYGIGVSRLVATSIEQHHDENGIKWPIAIAPYHVVVTTAGKGDDLDQAAVRIYDELRAKGVEVLFDDRDERPGVKFKDADLIGIPLRVVIGKKGLAEGKAEVKSREEKDPTMVPLAEVAASIEQRIVAGGGRLRAS, from the coding sequence ATGCGTTACTCCCAGGCCTTCATCCCCACGCTCAAGGAAGTGCCGAAGGAAGCGACGACTCCGTCGCACGTGCTCCTCCTGCGTGGTGGGTTCGTCCGCATGGTCGGCGCCGGCATCTACGAGATGCTCCCGCTCGGCCTGCGCGTGATGACGAAGATCGCGGCCATCGTGCGCGAGGAGATGGATCGCGCGGGCGCGCAGGAAGTGCTGATGCCGGCGCTCCTGCCGAAGGAGTACTTCGAGGAGTCGGGCCGCTGGGAGTCGTTCGGCGACACGCTCCTGCGGCTCAAGGATCGCAAGGCGGGCGAGTACCACCTCGGGCCGACGCACGAGGAGATCATCACCGACATGGTGCGGCGGGACGTGAAGAGCTACCGCCAGCTCCCGCTGAACCTCTATCAGATCCAGATGAAGTTCCGCGACGAGGCGCGCCCGCGCGCGGGCCTGCTGCGCTGTCGCGAATTCATGATGAAGGACGCGTACTCGTTCGACACGAGCGAGCAGAACGCGATCGCGTCCTACGAGGCGATGCGCGAGGCGTATCACCGCATCTTCCGGCGCCTCGGGCTCGACTACCGCATCGTCGCGGCGGACTCGGGCGCGATGGGCGGCTCGACGAGCGCGGAGTTCCAGGTGCTCGCGCAGAACGGCGAGGACGCGATCGTCGCGTGCACGAAGTGCGACTACGCGGCGAACGTCGAGGTCGCGGCCCAGGTCGTTCCCGCGAAGAAGACCGACGCGGTGAGCGCGCCGTCGAAGGTCGCGACGCCGGGCAAGAAGACGATCGAGGACGTCGCGAAGTTCCTCGGGCTGCCCGCGTCGCGCACGATGAAGACGCTGATGGTCGTCGCCGACGGCAAGCTCACGATGGTGCTCGTGCGCGGCGATCACGAGGGCAACGACGTGAAGATCGCGCGCGCTGCCGGTGCGCGCGAGGTGCGCATGGCGAGCGACGTCGAGATCCGCGAGGGCGTCGGTCCGGTCGGGTACCTCGGGCCCGTCGGCTGGAGCGGGCCGGTGATCGCGGACATGTCGCTCGACACCGGCGAGGGCTTCGTGAGCGGCGGCAACGAGGTCGACGTGCACCTGCGCGACGTGGTGCTCGGGCGCGACTTCCAGGCGAAGCTCGCGGACGTGCGCACGGTCGGCAACGGCGATCCGTGCCCGCGCTGCGGCGGTGAGCTCAAGAGCTATCGCGGCATCGAGGGCGGGCACATCTTCGTGCTCGGCACGCACTACAGCGCGAAGATGCGCGCGACGTTCCTCGACGAGAACAACGTCGAGAAGCCGATCGTGATGGGCTGCTACGGCATCGGCGTGTCGCGCCTCGTCGCGACGTCGATCGAGCAGCACCACGACGAGAACGGCATCAAGTGGCCGATCGCGATCGCGCCGTACCACGTCGTCGTCACGACGGCGGGCAAGGGTGACGATCTCGATCAGGCGGCGGTGCGCATCTACGACGAGCTGCGCGCGAAGGGCGTCGAGGTGCTCTTCGACGATCGCGACGAGCGCCCCGGCGTGAAGTTCAAGGACGCCGATCTCATCGGCATCCCGCTGCGCGTCGTGATCGGCAAGAAGGGCCTCGCCGAGGGCAAGGCCGAGGTGAAGTCGCGCGAGGAGAAGGACCCGACGATGGTCCCGCTCGCCGAGGTCGCAGCGTCGATCGAGCAGCGCATCGTCGCGGGCGGCGGGCGCCTCCGCGCGAGCTGA
- a CDS encoding alpha/beta hydrolase, whose product MRRRLCCSDFVALLITLASLSACGASPPRATQARQERTPPVAAWPPPSDPPVPTVPPVAEQEAPLPEPAVAASVPEPSVPLPPPTPREHYQARAPGVRVREGESQGIGFLEIVLGDADPHDPLPMIVVLHGRGDRPRVPGGPFEGLTHPVRVIMPRGPMIVGEGFGWLPVRVLEGRTELLAAGLRDVSTRLSRLIEEVRASRPTIGPTMVSGFSQGGMLAVTLAVRYPTLVGVAFPLAGWLPPPLWPEARPPTGAAPIRAMHALDDERIPFEPTRDSYERLRTLGWDLQLSTYDGAGHAMSAEMDATFHAWLERALTAIARGESRLVEPLPAPEVIEEEPPRVRARRPRREARPERRSRARRPGDRPRRPASPRRRRP is encoded by the coding sequence GTGCGACGTCGACTCTGCTGCTCTGATTTCGTCGCGCTGCTGATCACGCTCGCATCGCTGAGCGCGTGTGGCGCTTCGCCTCCGCGCGCGACGCAGGCGAGGCAGGAGCGCACGCCTCCCGTCGCTGCGTGGCCTCCGCCGAGCGATCCCCCGGTGCCGACGGTGCCGCCGGTCGCAGAGCAGGAAGCACCCCTGCCCGAGCCGGCGGTCGCCGCGAGCGTGCCCGAGCCGAGCGTGCCGCTGCCGCCGCCGACGCCGCGCGAGCACTACCAAGCGCGCGCGCCCGGCGTGCGCGTCCGCGAGGGCGAGTCGCAAGGGATCGGGTTCCTCGAGATCGTGCTCGGCGATGCAGACCCCCACGATCCGCTCCCGATGATCGTGGTGCTGCACGGTCGCGGCGATCGACCGCGCGTGCCCGGCGGGCCCTTCGAAGGGCTCACGCACCCGGTGCGCGTGATCATGCCGCGCGGCCCGATGATCGTCGGCGAGGGTTTCGGCTGGCTCCCGGTGCGCGTGCTCGAAGGACGCACCGAGCTGCTCGCGGCCGGGCTGCGCGACGTGAGCACGAGGCTCTCGCGGCTCATCGAAGAAGTGCGCGCGTCGCGCCCGACGATCGGCCCGACGATGGTCAGCGGCTTCTCGCAGGGCGGGATGCTCGCGGTGACGCTCGCGGTGCGGTACCCGACGCTGGTCGGCGTCGCGTTCCCGCTCGCCGGCTGGCTCCCGCCGCCGCTGTGGCCCGAGGCCCGACCGCCCACGGGCGCGGCGCCGATCCGCGCGATGCACGCGCTCGACGACGAGCGCATCCCGTTCGAGCCGACGCGCGACAGCTACGAGCGGCTGCGCACGCTCGGCTGGGATCTGCAGCTCTCGACGTACGACGGCGCCGGCCACGCGATGTCGGCGGAGATGGACGCGACGTTCCACGCGTGGCTCGAGCGCGCCCTCACCGCGATCGCGCGCGGCGAGTCACGGCTCGTCGAGCCGCTGCCGGCGCCCGAGGTGATCGAAGAGGAGCCTCCGCGCGTCAGGGCGCGGCGGCCGCGGCGGGAGGCGAGGCCGGAGCGTCGCTCTCGGGCGCGTCGGCCGGGCGATCGCCCTCGGCGTCCTGCGTCTCCTCGTCGCCGTCGTCCGTGA